A segment of the Methanomassiliicoccaceae archaeon DOK genome:
CGGACACAGGATAGAACTGATCCACGAAGAGTAAGCCGATGTCCAACATCTGGATTATGAGGATCGGCCATCGCCCCCAGAGGGACAAGAGGGTGACCACGCATGTGGCGCTCTCCTCCAGGGCCCTCGGGGCGAAGGGCATCTACGTGGATACCGAGGACCCCGTGCTGGAGGAGAACGTCCGCAGCGTCGTCCAGAGGTTCGGGGGAGACTACTCCATCAAGACCGGAGTGAGCTGGAAGGAGGCCACGAAGGACTTCCAGGGCAAGGTCGTCCATCTCACGATGTACGGTCAGAGGGTCGACGAGGCCCTGCCCAAGATCCCCCGCGACGAGGACATCATGATCATCGTCGGGGCGGAGAAGGTCCCGGCGGAAGTCTACCAGCGCGCGGACTTTAACGTGTCCGTGGGGAACCAGCCACATTCGGAGATTGCGGCACTGGCGATCTTCCTGGACAGGTTCACAGAGGGCAAGGCCCTGTACGCGGACCGCGGGGGAGAGCTCGAGGTGGTGCCGAACGAGAGGGGGAAGACTGTTGTCGAGCACCATACCGAATGAGACGGAATGCGTCGAGCTCCTCATCGAGGCGGGATGCAAACGCAGGGTCATAATACACTGCTGCACCGTGGAGGCCGTGGCGAAGGAGATGTCGTCCCGCATCGCGGGGGTCGACAGGGACCTCGTCCTCGCAGGATCGCTCCTCCACGACATCGGCCGCTCGGTCGACCATTCGATCATGCACGCCTACATAGGGTCGCAGATCGTGAAGGGTCACGGGCTGTCGCCGGCACTCGTCGACATCGTTCGCAAGCACACCGGCGCGGGTCTCGACGACGAGGATGTGGCCGAGATGGGCCTGCCCCAGGCGGACTACATGCCGAGGACGCTGGAGGAGAAGATCGTCGCCCACGCGGACAACCTGGTCAGCGACAACAAGGTGGTAACCCATCTGCACTCGGTTGAGAAGCTGAGGAACAAGGGTGCCGACCGCGGCGCAGACAGGATCGAGGCGCTGCACAGGGAGCTCTCCGAGCTCTACGGGGAGGACCTCGATGTGCTGCCGGACCGCATCGGCCAGTATCCGGACCTTCCGCTCGCCAGGAGCTTCGACCTGGTCTGAGGTCGGAGGCTGAAACTTCTTTTTTAAATCATATTCACATACGGAGTCAGTGATTCAAATGGTTACAGAGCTCAACGAATCCAACTTCGATTCCTTCGTGGAGTCGAACCACATCGCCATCATCGACTGCTGGGCGCCCTGGTGCGGACCCTGCAGGCGCATGGGACCCATTATCGAGGAGGTCGCCAACGACCTCGCCGGAAAGGCAGGGGTCGCTAAGCTCAACACCGACGAGAACCAGGCCATCGCGGTCAGGTTCAACATCAACGCCATCCCCACGCTCCTCGTCTTCAAGGACAGGGTCCTCGTCGACGCGCTCGTGGGACTCAGGCCCAAGGAAGACATCCTGTCGTACGTGAGCGGTCTCTGATGGAGACAGACGTACTGGTCATCGGATCCGGGCCCGCGGGCATCCAGGCCGCGATCCACGCATCGAGGCGCAAGGTCTCCGTCGTAGTCGCCGGGAGGCCGTCCGCCAGCGCCGCCGCCGGCACGGAGGTGGACAACTACTTCGGTACAGGGCTCGTGTCGGGCGACAGGCTCATCGAGGAGGGCGTCCGCCAGGCCGAGTCCACAGGGGCCGTCTTCTCAGGACAGAACGTCATCTCGTCCTCCCGGGACGGGGAGGCGTTCCGCTTCGTCCTCGAGGACGGCACGGAGGTGGTCTCGAAAGCAGTGGTCATCGCCACCGGGATATCCAGGAAGAAGCTGGGGATCCCCGGGGAGAAGGAGCTCTTCGGCAAAGGCGTGAGCTACTGCGCGGTCTGCGACTGCAACTTCTACAAGGGCCGCAGGGCCGTCATCGTCGGGAACGAGTCCGAGGCGGCGACCTCGGCGGAGATGATGACGGGATACGCCTCGGAGACGTCCTGGGTCGCCTGGGATGTGCAGGCCAGTCCTGTTCTGGTGGAGAAGGCGGAGGCGGCGGGGGTCAGGTTCTACGGCTCGAAGCCGCGCGCCATCGTCGGTGAGACCAAGGTGGAGGCGCTGGAGCTCGAGGACGGCACGACGATCCCCACGGACGGGGTGTTCATAGAACTCGGCGCCAGATCAGCGGCGGACATAGCCATGGACCTGGACGTGATGCCCGAGATGGACGACACCATCAAGGTGGGCACCGACTGTGCCACCGAGGTCCCGGGGGTCTACGCATGCGGCGATGTCACGGGCAAGCCGTGGCAGGTCGCCAAGGCCGTCGGCCAGGGCTGTGTGGCGGGAACCAACGCCGCGGCATTCGTGAAGGGAGAGAGATGACTGTTTCCGATCTAATCAACGGAATGCTCAGGGAGGACGGGGGGTTCCAGAAGGCCTTCCGCAGCATCCTCGACGACGAGCTGAACATGTCTCTGAACGAGTTCTGCCAGCTATCCGGCATCTCGCAGAGCACGATGTACAAGATACTGGAGGACAAACGCGAGCCAAACCTTCGCACCGTGCGCCAGGTGATCAAGAGCCTGAAGGTCCTGATGGAGCCGGAGGACTCCCACTTCATCGGGGTGATCGCATTCACCACGGTCCTGGAGAACCTCCCGAAGTCCATAGACATGGACGGGTTGACCGTGAACGTCAGGGAGTATCCGGTCTCCACGGTGGAGGACGCCATCATCGCGGCCGTCCGCGCCGAGCGCGACGGCGCCCTTGGGGTCGTGTGCGCGCCCATCGTCGCACCCACCATCGAGAAGATCCTGTCCATTCCGGTGTCCCGTGTCATACCCACGACAAGCGTCCTGCTGGCCATCGACAGGCTCAAGGACCTGGTCTGAAAACCCCTTCCCAATAACATTTCAGTTTAGCTACTCTAATAATAAGTTAATATACCAGCTTAACCGTGGTCATCTCTCGGTACCATGTTCGAGCTGCAGGTCGTTAGCAACACGCCCATGACGGGTGTGGACGATGTCAACGTCGTCGCCGAGACCCTTCTAGTGCAGATTGGATACCTTCCCAAGGGGTACGATCCCAAGACGGGTGCGATAACCGTGAGGGACAGCGTGCCGTACCGCCTGTTCATGGACCATCTGATGGCCCACCCCTCCAAGGCCTGGACCGTCGAGGAGCTGGCATCGCTCCTGGGGACCACCAAGCCCACCATATACAGGCACATAAACAAGCTCAAGTCGATGGATCTGCTGGAGGCCATGGACGTCGAGTACGACGGGCAGATCCGCAAGGGGTACCGCATAAGGTTCGGGGATCTGGTCAAGGCCTGGAGCTTCACCGAGGCCAACGTCAACATGGCCATGGAGAACTACCGCAAGACCATTGTCCATTTCCAGGAGCTTTCTCAGAAGAGGTGATTCGATGGAGAACGAGTACGTGGTCGCGCCCGGCGCGAGGTTCGCTGTTTCTTGGAGGTACTCCCGCGACGAGTGCAGGGAGTTCGAGGGCGTCTACAAGGGTCTGTCGGCCATCGGGACCGACACCGCCATGGTCTTCGACGTGGACGGTACCGTCAGGTTCCTCTCCGCATCATCGATCGTGTGCATGGACCAGCTCGAGGCTGCTCCTGAGAAGAACGACAAGAAGTCCGACGCCGGCAGCGTTTTCTATGGCTGAACCGGACATCGTCGCGTTCTCGCGCGAGATCATCGACGCCGTCAAGACCGGCAGGGTCTCGGACCGCGACCAGCTCCAGAATCTCAAGCTGAAGCTCTGCAAGGCCTACGGCTTCGGGGACGTGCCTCCGAACTCGGACATCCTGGCCAACGTCGAGCCCGGGGAGAGGAAGCTGCTCACCCCGTTCCTGGTCAAAAAACCGACCCGTACCATCAGCGGTGTGGCCGTGGTCGCGGTGATGACGTCGCCGCATGACTGCCCCCACGGACGCTGCTCGTTCTGTCCCGGCGGCGTGCAGAACGACTCGCCGCAGTCCTACACGGGCAAGGAGCCGGCGGCCAGGAGGGCGGGGCGGAACAGGTTCGATCCGTGGATGCAGGTCACCGACAGGGTGACCCAGCTCACAGAGATAGGGCACAAGACGGACAAGATAGACCTGATAATCATGGGCGGCACCTTCACCAGCCGCGAGCCCGAGTACCAGGAGTGGTTCGTCCGCAGGTGCTTCGACGCTCTCAACGGCGTCGACTCAGATACGCTGGAGGAGGCGCAGAGGCTCAACGAGTCGTCCGAGCACAGGTGCGTGGGGCTCACCGTGGAGACGCGTCCTGACGTCTTCACCCCGGAGCAGATCGAGAGGGTGATGGGGTTCGGAGCGACAAGGGTGGAGCTCGGAGTGCAGATCCTCGACGACGACGTGCTCGCAGGGGTGGACAGGGGACACGGTACCGCGGAGGTCCGCAGATGCACCCGCGACTGCAAGGAGCACGGCCTCAAGGTATGCTATCACATCATGCCGGGGCTGCCGGGGTCATCGCCGGAGAACGATCTCCGCTGCTTCAGACGGGTGTTCGAAGACCCGGACTACCGGCCGGACATGCTGAAGTTCTACCCGGTGCTCGTGGTGGAGGGCACGAAGCTCTACGACATGTGGCGGAGGGGCGAGTACTCCCCGTACCTGGAGGACACCGCCACCGAGCTACTGGCACAGATGAAGCAGCTCGTCCCGGAATACGTCCGCATACAGCGCATACAGAGGGACATCCCTGTCACGGAGATCTCCGCGGGCATACACAAGAGCAACATCCGTCAGCTGGTGGCGGACTACATGCGCGACAACGGGATGGAGTGCAGATGCATCCGCTGCAGGGAGGTCGGCCACAAGGGCACAGTCCTGAGGGACCCGTCCAAGGTCGTCCTCAAGGACACGGTGTACGACTCATGCGGCGGAACTGAGCACTTCATAGCCCTGGAGTACGAGGATGCCGTGGTTGGCTACATAAGGGTGAGGCTGGACTCCAACCCCGAGGCGACCATCAGGGAGCTCAAGGTCTTCGGCAAGGTCGCATCCATCGGCGACGAGGGCGAGGACTGGCAGCACAGGGGCTTCGGAAGGGAGCTCGTGGCCGAGGCCGAGAGGGTGGCCCGCGAGGCCGGCAGGACGAGGATAAGGGTCACCAGCGGAGTCGGCGTCAGGGGCTACTACAGGTCCCTGGGCTTCGACTACGACCTTCCGTACATGGCGAAGGACCTCCGATCCCGGTAAGCTGTTTAGCAAATCCGTATATACGGATATTCTGTTTAAGCAATCACTTAAACAGTGACACCATGGACGACATCACAGGCATCCTGAGGGCTCTATCCGATGAGACCAGGTTCTCGATCGTCACGATCCTGCTGAACCACGACATCTGCGCAGGAGCTGTCGCCAGGAGGCTCGGGGTGTCCGACGCCGCCGTGTCCCAGCATATGAAGGTGCTCCGCGACGCGGGGCTGGTCGAGTCCGAGAGGCGCGGATACTTCACGCACTACCGCGTGAACGTCGGTCTTCTCGAGGAGACCGCCGCCAGTCTGTCGGAGATGGCCGGATGGGTCCGCAGCCCATGCGACCCGGATCTGGAGGGATGCACCGAGGTCAGACGCGGCAGATGCCCAGCGGATAAGTGCAGCGGCGGATGTCCGAGGTCGGACGGCGACAGGTGCCCGGGATGCACAATGGGGTCATGCAATTCTGGAGATGCGACAATGAAGGTAGCAGTGACATATGAGAACGGGGAGATCTTCCAGCATTTCGGCAGGACCGAGCAGTTCAAGGTCTACGAGATCCAGGACGGGAGGGTGGTCTCCTCGGAGGTCGTCGGGAACGAGGGCAGGGGCCACGGCGAGCTGGTCGGGGTGCTCAGGCAGCTGGGGGTCTCCGTGCTCATCTGCGGCGGTCTCGGGATGGGTGCCAGGCAGGGCCTGGAGGCATCCGGTATCAGGGTCTGCTCCGGCAACGTCGGAAGTGCCGACGACGCCGTATCGAGGTTCGCCGACGGCACTCTGGAGATTCACTCCGAGGCCACCTGCCACCATCATGACGGCGAGGAGCACCAGTGCACCTGCGGCAGGCACTGATCATCCGTAGAACGGGATGGTGTCCCAGCTGGTGCGGCGCTTCTTGATGTCGCGACCCATCTTCCGGTAGTTCTCGAAGAGGGCCTCGTCCACGGACGGGCCGACCCTCTCCAGCGCTCTGACGAAATGGGCGGTCGTGACGCGTTCTGCGTCACGGTCCTCGCGGTAGGCGCACAGACCCGCCTCCCTGCAGAGGGCGGCGAGGTCTGCGCCGACATAGCCGTCCGTGACAGAAGCGAGCCATCCCAGGTCCACGCCGTCTAGGGGCATGCCCCTGGTGTGGACCTCAAGGATGCGCAGGCGGGAGGCCTCGTCGGGCTTGCCCACCAGGACCATCCTGTCGAACCTGCCTGGCCTCAGGAGGGCCGGGTCGATCATGTCGGGCCTGTTGGTGGCCGCCATCACTGTCACGTTCTTCATGCTCTCGACACCGTCCATTGATGTCAGGAGCTGCGCCACAACCCTCTCCCAGGCGGATCCGTCGCCCCCGCCGCGGATCGGGGCGATCGAATCGATCTCGTCGAAGAATATGATGCAGGGGGCCATCTGCTTGGCCCTTTTGAATATCTGACGAATGGCCCTCTCGCTCTCGCCCATCCACTTGTTCGCGACCTCCGGGCCGTTCACCGAGATGAAGTTGGTCCCGGACTCGTTGGCTATCGCCTTGGCGATGAGGGTCTTCCCGGTCCCGGGCGGGCCGTAGAGCAGGATGCCCCTCCCGGGCTCGATCCCCAGTCTCTCGTACGCCTTGTTCCCCTCCTCGGGGACGAAGACCTCCTCGATCTCCCTGCGGACGTCGTCCAGTCCGCCCACGTCGTTCCAGGTGACCTTGGGGATCTCCACGAGGACCTCCCTCATGCCGCTGGGTTCGACGTCGTTCAGGGCCTCGCGGAAGTCGTTCATGGACACCCTCATGCCCTCTAGTATCTGGGACGGGACGGGTTTGTCCAGGTCTATGGAGCTCATGCGGGAGCTGAGGCAGCGCATGGCGGCCTCCCTGCAGAGGGCGGCGAGGTCCGCACCCACGAACCCCTGGGTCAGTCCCGCAAGGACATCGACGTCCACATCGTCGGTCAGCGGCATGTCCCTGGTGTGCACGTTCAGGATGTCCGCCCTGCCTTTGCGTCCCGGGACACCTATCTCTATCTCCCTGTCGAACCTCCCAGGCCTCCTCAGAGCGGGGTCTATGGAGTCCTCTCTGTTTGTCGCGCCGATCACGATGACGTTCCCGCGGTCGCCGAGGCCGTCCATGAGCGTCAGGAGCTGGGCCACGACCCTCCTCTCGACCTCGCCGGACACCGAGTCCCTGTTCGGAGCGATGGAGTCTATCTCGTCCAGGAACACTATGCTCGGCGAGTTCTCGGAGGCCTCCTTGAAGATGTCCCTGAGCCTCTCCTCGCTCTGGCCGTAGTACTGGCCCATGATCTCGGGACCCCTCACAGAGTAAAGCGAAGCCCCGGATTCGTTGGCCACGGCCTCTGCGATGAGGGTCTTCCCGGTCCCGGGCGGGCCGTAGAGGAGCACGCCCCTGGGTGCGCCTATGCCGAGCCTGTCGAACAGCTCGGGGTGCTTGAGGGGCAGCTCGATCATCTCCCTGATGCGCTTCAGCTCCTCGTCCAGGCCGCCGACGTCGTCGTAGGTGATCTGCTGGCCGGTGTTCCCCTTCTTGGTCTTCTCCTTTCTCGGGGAGTCCCTGAGGACGATCTGCGTGCCCCCGGTGACGAGGACTGGCCCCTGGGGGACCGTGGAGACGACGGTGAAGGTCGACCTGTTTCCCATGAGGGCTATGTTCGGGACGATGATGTCCGTGCCGGCGACCAGGGGCCTCGCCATGAGTCCCCTGAGGAAGATGTCCTCGATGCCCTTCTCGAACTTGATGGTCTTCCCCTCGGGGATGTTGGGTGCCAGGACGACCTGCTCCGCCATCAGGGGGTCGCACCTCCGGACCGTGACGTTCTCGTCGACGCTGACGCCGGCGCTGGTCCTGGTCAGACCGTCTATGAAGATCATCCCCTTGCCCTCGTCCTCCGGATCGCACTTGAACACCTTGGCGACCACCTTCCTCTTTCCCACTATCTCTATGGTGTCGCCTATGTCGAGTCCCAGCGCCCTGCGGGACTCCGTGTCTATCCTTGCGCGGCCGTACCCGGCCTCGGACTGCCTCTGGGCCATGCCGACCTTGAGGACGATGGATTCTGTCATCGTCCGCCGTATTGGTCTGGCACATCATAAAGCACACGCGCGTGCCCGCGCGTAGGGTTAATAAGAGAGGGGAACCATGGCTTCAGCATGACGATCGTCGAGATCAGAATCGAGCTCAAGAAGGGGGTCGCGGACCCCGAGGGCAAGAACACAATGAAGACCCTCCAGTCCCTTGGCTTCCAGGGGATCTCCGGGGTCAAGACCGTGAAGCTCTTCGAGGTGGAGCTTGACGCCCCCGCCGACAAGGCCCAGGCCGAGGCGGAGGAGATGTGCAGGAAGCTCCTGGCCAACCCCGTGATCCAGAACTACCGCGTCACCGTGAGATGATACGATGGCCGGACCGATGATCAAACGCGACGTTCCGTTCGAGCTGTACGACGTGGACATCCTGTCGGCCTCGGACGACGTCCTGGTATCCGTCTCGAAGGACATGAGCCTCGGGCTGTCCCTCGACGAGATGAAGAGGATCAGAGAATACTTCAAGGCCGAGGGCAGGAACCCCACCGACGTGGAGCTCCAGGCGCTCGGCCAGGCATGGAGCGAGCACTGCTGCTACAAGAGCTCCAAGCCCATCCTCAAGGAGTTCGTCTTCGGGCTGGACAGGGAGGACATCCTGTCCAGGGGGGACGCGGGCGTCATGGTCTTCGATGACGATTACGGCTACGCCCTGAGGATCGAGAGCCACAACCATCCCTCCGCGATCGAGCCCTACGGCGGCGCGGCCACAGGGATTGGGGGCATCCTGAGGGACGTCGTCTGCATGGGCGCGCAGCCCATCGGGCTGGCGGACCCTCTCTGCTTCGGGCCCATCGACAGGAAGGGCGATCTCCCGCCGGGGGTCAAGCATCCCAGGTACCTCGTCAGCGGCGTCGTATCGGGGATCAGGGACTACGGGAACCGCGTGGGAATACCCACGATCACGGGAGGGTTCTTCTTCGACGAGAAGTACACAGGCAACTGCCTGGTCAACGTCGCCTGCCTGGGAATCGTCAAGCGCGACGACCTGGCGAAGAACTACGCCGGGGGCCCCGGCGAGGTCATGATCCTGATCGGCGGACGCACCGGGCGCGATGGGATCCACGGCGTGAACTTCGCATCCGCGGACCTCACCGCCACATCCGACGAGGACTCCAGAGGAGCCGTCCAGCTGGGCGACCCCATCACGAAGGAGCCGGTCATGCACGCGTGCTTCGAGGTCAACGCCAGGCACCTCATCACGGGGATGAAGGACCTGGGAGGCGGAGGACTGAGCTGTGTCGTGGGCGAGATGGCCCTCGACGCGGGCTGCGGTGCCGATGTGGACCTGGAGAACGTGCCCCTGAAGGAGCCCGGACTGGCCCCGTGGGAGATCTGGGTGTCCGAGTCCCAGGAGCGCATGATGTGCACATGCAAGCCCGAGAACGTGGAGGAGGTCCTGCAGATCTTCGAGATGTGGGACGTCCTGGCCACGCCCATCGCGAGGACCACCGACCAGAAGCGCACCCGTCTGTTCTGGAACGGCGAGATGATATTCGACATGGACCTGGAGTTCCTCACAGGCGGCCCCGTCTACAACAGGCCCTATGTGCTCCCGGACGTGTACACCAAGGAGAGGGAGAGGTTCCCGGAGCTGCCAGACGACAGAGAGGTCATACTGGACCTCCTTTCCGACCCCAACGTGGCCTCCAAGGAGTGGGCCATCAGGCAGTACGACCACGAGGTCCGCGCATCCACCGTCGTGCACCCGCTCGTCGGACCCCTCAACGAGGCCGGACCCGGCGACGCGTCCGTCCTCATGCCTGTCCCCGGAAGGTGGAAGGGCCTTGCGGCGGCCATCGGATGCAACCCGTGGTTCACCGAGGCCGATCCGTACAAGGGCGGGATGGCATGCATCGACGAGACCTGCAGGAACCTGGTCGCCGTCGGCGCCAGGCCGAACGCTTTCACGGACTGCCTCAACTTCGGCAACCCCGAGAAGCCCGAGAGGCTGGGCGAGTTCAGGGAGGCGGTCAGGGGCATTGGCGAGATCGCCAGGGCCCTGAACATCCCGATACCCTCCGGAAACGTCAGTCTCTACAACGAGGCCCCCGGAGGACATCACATCCTGCCGACGCCCATGATACTCGGCTGCGGACTCATCGACGACGTCAGGAAGGCCGTGACCGCCGACTTCAAGAAGATCGGCAGCTGCATCTTCGTCGTCGGGAAGACCCGTGACGAGATGGGCATGTCCCTCCTGTTCAGGAGGTTCGGCGGAGAGCAGGGCGCTGTGCCCGGAGTCGACGTCGACGCCCTCAAGAGGTACATGGACGAGCTGCTGCAGGCCATGGACGAGGGCATCGTCCTGAGCTGCCACGACTGCTCGGACGGCGGCATCGCCGTCGCGGTGGCGGAGATGTGCATCTCCGGTCACGTCGGGGCCGAGATCACTCTGGACGGGATCGACGGAATGGATCTCAGGAGGAAGCTGTACTCCGAGAGCAACAGCCGCTGGATCGTCGAAGTCGACGGCATGGACGTCACCAGGTTCACGGAGATCATGGGCGACGACGCCGTCCTGCTCGGAATCACCAAGGGCGACGGTCTGAAGATCAAGGACAACGGCACGTTCGTGCCGCTTGACGAGATGAGGCGTGCATGGAACGACCCCATCTGGAACATCATGGGAGGTGCTGCGGAATGAAGCCGGAAGACGTGAAGGTGTGCGTTGTCAGGATCGAGGGTACGAACTGCGAGGACGAGATGGCCTACGCGTTCAGATCCGTCGGCGCCCAGGCCGAGGAGGTCCACCTCAAGCAGCTGATCAAGCAGGCGCCGGCCGGCATGTGCCGCGACCTGGAGGACTACGATGTCCTGGCCTTCCCCGGAGGGTTCTCCGCGGGCGACTACGTCCGCGCGGGAGCGATCTTCGCCGCGAGGATAAAGGCGGCGATCGGCGGGGAGGTCAAGAGGTTCGTCGAGGCGGAGAAGCCCGTCCTGGGGGTCTGCAACGGCTTCCAGATCCTGGTCGAGATGGGACTGCTCCCGGCCTTCGAGGAGACGATGACCGAGCAGCCTGCCGCGGCCCTGTACACCAACGATTCCGGAAGGTTCGAGTGCCGTCCGACGGTACTGAGGAACGACAACCGCGGGAAGTGCATGTTCACCAGAGAGATCCCCGAGAAGAGGATGCTGATGATCCCGTCCGCTCATGCGGAGGGGAAGCTGATGAGCATGGACCCCGACTTCGTGCAGAAGCTCGAGGACAACGACCAGGTCGTGTTCAGGTACGTCTGTCCCGACGGATCCAAGGCCGTCTATCCCTGGAACCCCAACGGGTCCCCCTCGGACATCGCGGGGATCTGCAACCCTGCAGGTAACGTCCTGGGCATGATGCCGCACCCGGAGCGTGTGATCACGAGGTTCACGCATCCTGACTGGACCCGCGGATACACCGACGAGGAGGGTGACGGCAAGGTCATCTTCCGCTCGGTGATCTCGGCTCTCACAAACTGATTTTCAAAGCCCCCGGGCGACCGGGGGCGAACATATGGACGGTCGGACGAGCAGTCCTGCCGGTGATAGTTTCTGAAGAATCCTGCATTCGCCACAGGGGAGGCGGTCAGATGTTGACCTTCACATCGATGTGGTCGCCATCCTCCAGGCTCAGTGTCCTCCTGAGGTGGTACTGGCAGATGATCTCGATGGTGTCGACGTAATGCGACCTCTCCGGGACGACGATGGCGCAGTCGATGTTGCGGATCTTGGCCTTGTAGGCGATGACCTCCCCGAAGCTCCTCCCGTCACTGGAGAAGCCGTTGATCGTGATCCCGGCGATGCTCCTGACGACGTCCAGCTTGCCGACGTCCTCTGGGTCGACCTGGATGTTGAGCGTTCCCTGGAAGGGGGTGAATCCGAGCTTCGACTGGAACTGGGTCTTGTACCCGTCCTGGCAGATGTAGTATCCTCCCTCGCCCATACCGGACACGACATTGCCGTGTATGGTGATGTGGTCGGTGAGCTCGAAGATCCTGCGGTACTCGTTGTACTCCTTCTTCAGGTCGTCGATCCCCTTCTGGGTGAGCTTGATGCGCTGTCTGCGGGCCCCCAGGTCACGGACGATGTACTTCTCGTCCAGAAGCTCCAGGATCCTCTTGGATGCGGACTGCTGGCTCATCTCCAGTGCCTCCCCTAGCTCTCTGGAAGAAATCGCTATGTAATCGTCCATGGCTCCTAGCAGGGCGAGCTTCCTGAGTGCGAAGGAGTACTTCTCATCCATGGGTGGGGGAATCTGTTCCGCCGATTTAAACGTACTGAGAACTCGGTAGATGGGGTTTCCAGCAGGCGCTTTTCAGAATAATCGGATAAGAAAGGAAAGGCCCCGAGGGGCCTGTTTTCCGGGTCAGATCCTCTGGGCGTCGACCCACGTGGTGACGGTGGGGCAGGCGGCGAAGAGGATGTTGACGGCGCCGATGACGGCGAGCACGAGGTTCAGCCAGATGTAGGATCCCTCGTAGAGGATGGACAGGATGACCACGGCCTCGCAGACGGCTGCGAGAACGAGGATTGTGCTGCCCTGGACGGGGGTGAACTTGGTGAATCCTCCAGCGACGGCGAAGAACATGCATGCGACGAGCAGGTTCAGTCCGACGAGCGGCATGGAGTCGAGGGTTCCGTCCCAGGCGGCGGCGACAGCGCACAGAGCGATGATGCCTCCGATGAGACCGAGTGCGGCTCCGAAGACCATTTTCTTTGGAACGGGTGTCATTTTGGTACCTTCCTTTGATTGATTTACGCCTTCTTCGGAACGATCATCTTGGCGCTGATGGCAGCGAGCCAGACGATGCCGCAGGCGACGGTGATGACCTCGAGTGCCGCGATGCTCATTCCGACAGCGCATCCGAGGATGATCAGGATGAGGACGACTGTGATCGCGGAGTTGATCCTGGCTCCGTCCCTCCAGTCTCCGATGGCCGAGAGGACCATGGCGATGAACAGGAACAGGAAGAGGAGGATGGCGATGGTGTCGTGCGTGTTGCCGTTTCCGAAGTCGCTGTGGATGTATCCGGCGAGGATCAGGAAGATGGCGGAGATGGCGAGGATGCATCCGCTGGCGCGGTTGCACTCGGTCTCGCAAACGGCTTTGCCGAGTCCGCACACGAACACGAGGATTCCGACGATCATGCATCCGTAGTTGAAGAGATCAGCCGACATCTGGACGTCGGAGATGCCCAGGTCGGACAGCATGTTCTCCCCGTAGACCCAAGCCGAGTCGCCGTTGATCGCGACGATGAGAACGACCGCGAAGGCGAATGCGGCGAGCAGC
Coding sequences within it:
- a CDS encoding tRNA (cytidine(56)-2'-O)-methyltransferase yields the protein MSNIWIMRIGHRPQRDKRVTTHVALSSRALGAKGIYVDTEDPVLEENVRSVVQRFGGDYSIKTGVSWKEATKDFQGKVVHLTMYGQRVDEALPKIPRDEDIMIIVGAEKVPAEVYQRADFNVSVGNQPHSEIAALAIFLDRFTEGKALYADRGGELEVVPNERGKTVVEHHTE
- a CDS encoding HDIG domain-containing protein, whose protein sequence is MPNETECVELLIEAGCKRRVIIHCCTVEAVAKEMSSRIAGVDRDLVLAGSLLHDIGRSVDHSIMHAYIGSQIVKGHGLSPALVDIVRKHTGAGLDDEDVAEMGLPQADYMPRTLEEKIVAHADNLVSDNKVVTHLHSVEKLRNKGADRGADRIEALHRELSELYGEDLDVLPDRIGQYPDLPLARSFDLV
- the trxA gene encoding thioredoxin; its protein translation is MVTELNESNFDSFVESNHIAIIDCWAPWCGPCRRMGPIIEEVANDLAGKAGVAKLNTDENQAIAVRFNINAIPTLLVFKDRVLVDALVGLRPKEDILSYVSGL
- a CDS encoding FAD-dependent oxidoreductase, translated to METDVLVIGSGPAGIQAAIHASRRKVSVVVAGRPSASAAAGTEVDNYFGTGLVSGDRLIEEGVRQAESTGAVFSGQNVISSSRDGEAFRFVLEDGTEVVSKAVVIATGISRKKLGIPGEKELFGKGVSYCAVCDCNFYKGRRAVIVGNESEAATSAEMMTGYASETSWVAWDVQASPVLVEKAEAAGVRFYGSKPRAIVGETKVEALELEDGTTIPTDGVFIELGARSAADIAMDLDVMPEMDDTIKVGTDCATEVPGVYACGDVTGKPWQVAKAVGQGCVAGTNAAAFVKGER
- a CDS encoding helix-turn-helix domain-containing protein — its product is MTVSDLINGMLREDGGFQKAFRSILDDELNMSLNEFCQLSGISQSTMYKILEDKREPNLRTVRQVIKSLKVLMEPEDSHFIGVIAFTTVLENLPKSIDMDGLTVNVREYPVSTVEDAIIAAVRAERDGALGVVCAPIVAPTIEKILSIPVSRVIPTTSVLLAIDRLKDLV
- a CDS encoding helix-turn-helix domain-containing protein: MTGVDDVNVVAETLLVQIGYLPKGYDPKTGAITVRDSVPYRLFMDHLMAHPSKAWTVEELASLLGTTKPTIYRHINKLKSMDLLEAMDVEYDGQIRKGYRIRFGDLVKAWSFTEANVNMAMENYRKTIVHFQELSQKR
- a CDS encoding tRNA uridine(34) 5-carboxymethylaminomethyl modification radical SAM/GNAT enzyme Elp3 gives rise to the protein MAEPDIVAFSREIIDAVKTGRVSDRDQLQNLKLKLCKAYGFGDVPPNSDILANVEPGERKLLTPFLVKKPTRTISGVAVVAVMTSPHDCPHGRCSFCPGGVQNDSPQSYTGKEPAARRAGRNRFDPWMQVTDRVTQLTEIGHKTDKIDLIIMGGTFTSREPEYQEWFVRRCFDALNGVDSDTLEEAQRLNESSEHRCVGLTVETRPDVFTPEQIERVMGFGATRVELGVQILDDDVLAGVDRGHGTAEVRRCTRDCKEHGLKVCYHIMPGLPGSSPENDLRCFRRVFEDPDYRPDMLKFYPVLVVEGTKLYDMWRRGEYSPYLEDTATELLAQMKQLVPEYVRIQRIQRDIPVTEISAGIHKSNIRQLVADYMRDNGMECRCIRCREVGHKGTVLRDPSKVVLKDTVYDSCGGTEHFIALEYEDAVVGYIRVRLDSNPEATIRELKVFGKVASIGDEGEDWQHRGFGRELVAEAERVAREAGRTRIRVTSGVGVRGYYRSLGFDYDLPYMAKDLRSR
- a CDS encoding metalloregulator ArsR/SmtB family transcription factor, with the protein product MDDITGILRALSDETRFSIVTILLNHDICAGAVARRLGVSDAAVSQHMKVLRDAGLVESERRGYFTHYRVNVGLLEETAASLSEMAGWVRSPCDPDLEGCTEVRRGRCPADKCSGGCPRSDGDRCPGCTMGSCNSGDATMKVAVTYENGEIFQHFGRTEQFKVYEIQDGRVVSSEVVGNEGRGHGELVGVLRQLGVSVLICGGLGMGARQGLEASGIRVCSGNVGSADDAVSRFADGTLEIHSEATCHHHDGEEHQCTCGRH